The Papio anubis isolate 15944 chromosome 1, Panubis1.0, whole genome shotgun sequence genome window below encodes:
- the USP21 gene encoding ubiquitin carboxyl-terminal hydrolase 21 isoform X2 — MPQASEHRLGRTREPPVNIQPRVGSKLPFAPRARSKERRNPASGPNPMLRPLPPRPGPPDERLKKLELGRGRTSGPRPRGPLRADHGVPLPGSPPPTVALPLPSRTNLARSKSVSSGDLRPMGIALGGHRGTGELGAALSRLALRPEPPTLRRSTSLRRLGGFPGPPTLFSIRTEPPASHGSFHMISARSSEPFYSDDKMAHHTLLLGSGHVGLRNLGNTCFLNAVLQCLSSTRPLRDFCLRRDFRQEVPGGGRAQELTEAFADVIGALWHPDSCEAVNPTRFRAVFQKYVPSFSGYSQQDAQEFLKLLMERLHLEINRRGRRAPPILANGPVPSPPRRGGALLEEPELSDDDRANLMWKRYLEREDSKIVDLFVGQLKSCLKCQACGYRSTTFEVFCDLSLPIPKKGFAGGKVSLRDCFNLFTKEEELESENAPVCDRCRQKTRSTKKLTVQRFPRILVLHLNRFSASRGSIKKSSVGVDFPLQRLSLGDFASDKAGSPVYQLYALCNHSGSVHYGHYTALCRCQTGWHVYNDSRVSPVSENQVASSEGYVLFYQLMQEPPRCL, encoded by the exons ATGCCCCAAGCCTCTGAGCACCGCCTGGGCCGGACCCGAGAGCCACCTGTTAATATCCAGCCCCGAGTGGGATCCAAGCTACCATTTGCCCCCAGGGCCCGCAGCAAGGAGCGCAGAAACCCAGCCTCTGGGCCAAACCCCATGTtacgacctctgcctccccggccAGGTCCCCCTGATGAACGGCTCAAGAAACTGGAGCTGGGACGGGGACGGACCTCAGGCCCTCGACCCAGAGGCCCCCTTCGAGCAGATCATGGGGTTCCCCTGCCTGGCTCACCACCCCCAACTGTGGCTTTGCCTCTCCCATCTCGGACCAACTTAGCCCGTTCCAAGTCTGTGAGCAGTGGGGACTTGCGTCCAATGGGGATTGCCTTGGGAGGGCACCGTGGCACCGGAGAGCTTGGGGCTGCACTGAGCCGCTTGGCCCTCCGGCCTGAGCCACCCACTTTGAGACGTAGCACTTCTCTCCGCCGCCTAGGGGGCTTTCCTGGACCCCCCACACTGTTCAGCATACGGACAGAGCCCCCTGCTTCCCATGGCTCCTTCCACATGATATCCGCCCGGTCCTCTGAGCCTTTCTACTCTGATGACAAGATG GCTCATCACACACTGCTTCTGGGCTCTGGTCATGTTGGCCTTCGAAACCTGGGAAACACG TGCTTCCTGAATGCTGTGCTGCAGTGTCTGAGCAGCACTCGACCTCTTCGGGACTTCTGTCTTAGAAGGGACTTCCGGCAAGAGGTGCCTGGAGGAGGCCGAGCCCAAGAGCTCACTGAAG cctttgcagatgtgattggTGCCCTCTGGCACCCTGACTCCTGCGAAGCTGTGAATCCTACTCGATTCCGAGCTGTCTTCCAGAAATATGTTCCCTCCTTCTCTGGATACAG CCAGCAGGATGCCCAAGAGTTCCTGAAGCTCCTCATGGAGCGGCTACACCTTGAAATCAACCGCCGAGGCCGCCGGGCTCCACCAATCCTTGCCAATGGTCCAGTTCCCTCTCCACCCCGCCGAGGAGGGGCTCTGCTAGAAGAACCTGAGTTAAG TGATGATGACCGAGCCAACCTAATGTGGAAACGTTACCTGGAGCGAGAGGACAGCAAGATTGTGG ACCTGTTTGTGGGCCAGTTGAAAAGTTGTCTCAAGTGCCAGGCCTGTGGGTATCGCTCCACGACCTTCGAGGTTTTTTGTGACCTGTCCCTGCCCATCCCCAAG AAAGGATTTGCTGGGGGCAAAGTGTCTCTGCGGGATTGTTTCAACCTTTTCACTAAGGAAGAAGAGCTAGAGTCGGAGAATGCCCCA GTGTGTGATCGATGTCGGCAGAAAACTCGAAGTACCAAAAAGTTGACAGTACAAAGATTCCCTCGAATCCTCGTGCTCCAT CTGAATCGCTTTTCTGCCTCCCGAGGCTCCATCAAGAAGAGTTCGGTAGGTGTAGACTTTCCACTGCAGCGACTGAGCCTAGGGGACTTTGCCAGTGACAAAGCCG GAAGTCCTGTATACCAGCTGTATGCCCTTTGCAACCACTCAGGCAGCGTCCACTATGGTCACTACACAGCCCTGTGCCGGTGCCAGACTGGTTGGCATGTCTACAATGACTCTCG TGTCTCCCCTGTCAGTGAAAACCAGGTGGCATCCAGCGAGGGCTACGTGCTGTTCTACCAACTGATGCAGGAGCCACCCCGGTGCCTGTGA
- the USP21 gene encoding ubiquitin carboxyl-terminal hydrolase 21 isoform X4: MISARSSEPFYSDDKMAHHTLLLGSGHVGLRNLGNTCFLNAVLQCLSSTRPLRDFCLRRDFRQEVPGGGRAQELTEAFADVIGALWHPDSCEAVNPTRFRAVFQKYVPSFSGYSQQDAQEFLKLLMERLHLEINRRGRRAPPILANGPVPSPPRRGGALLEEPELSDDDRANLMWKRYLEREDSKIVDLFVGQLKSCLKCQACGYRSTTFEVFCDLSLPIPKKGFAGGKVSLRDCFNLFTKEEELESENAPVCDRCRQKTRSTKKLTVQRFPRILVLHLNRFSASRGSIKKSSVGVDFPLQRLSLGDFASDKAGSPVYQLYALCNHSGSVHYGHYTALCRCQTGWHVYNDSRVSPVSENQVASSEGYVLFYQLMQEPPRCL, encoded by the exons ATGATATCCGCCCGGTCCTCTGAGCCTTTCTACTCTGATGACAAGATG GCTCATCACACACTGCTTCTGGGCTCTGGTCATGTTGGCCTTCGAAACCTGGGAAACACG TGCTTCCTGAATGCTGTGCTGCAGTGTCTGAGCAGCACTCGACCTCTTCGGGACTTCTGTCTTAGAAGGGACTTCCGGCAAGAGGTGCCTGGAGGAGGCCGAGCCCAAGAGCTCACTGAAG cctttgcagatgtgattggTGCCCTCTGGCACCCTGACTCCTGCGAAGCTGTGAATCCTACTCGATTCCGAGCTGTCTTCCAGAAATATGTTCCCTCCTTCTCTGGATACAG CCAGCAGGATGCCCAAGAGTTCCTGAAGCTCCTCATGGAGCGGCTACACCTTGAAATCAACCGCCGAGGCCGCCGGGCTCCACCAATCCTTGCCAATGGTCCAGTTCCCTCTCCACCCCGCCGAGGAGGGGCTCTGCTAGAAGAACCTGAGTTAAG TGATGATGACCGAGCCAACCTAATGTGGAAACGTTACCTGGAGCGAGAGGACAGCAAGATTGTGG ACCTGTTTGTGGGCCAGTTGAAAAGTTGTCTCAAGTGCCAGGCCTGTGGGTATCGCTCCACGACCTTCGAGGTTTTTTGTGACCTGTCCCTGCCCATCCCCAAG AAAGGATTTGCTGGGGGCAAAGTGTCTCTGCGGGATTGTTTCAACCTTTTCACTAAGGAAGAAGAGCTAGAGTCGGAGAATGCCCCA GTGTGTGATCGATGTCGGCAGAAAACTCGAAGTACCAAAAAGTTGACAGTACAAAGATTCCCTCGAATCCTCGTGCTCC ATCTGAATCGCTTTTCTGCCTCCCGAGGCTCCATCAAGAAGAGTTCGGTAGGTGTAGACTTTCCACTGCAGCGACTGAGCCTAGGGGACTTTGCCAGTGACAAAGCCG GAAGTCCTGTATACCAGCTGTATGCCCTTTGCAACCACTCAGGCAGCGTCCACTATGGTCACTACACAGCCCTGTGCCGGTGCCAGACTGGTTGGCATGTCTACAATGACTCTCG TGTCTCCCCTGTCAGTGAAAACCAGGTGGCATCCAGCGAGGGCTACGTGCTGTTCTACCAACTGATGCAGGAGCCACCCCGGTGCCTGTGA
- the USP21 gene encoding ubiquitin carboxyl-terminal hydrolase 21 isoform X3 has product MPQASEHRLGRTREPPVNIQPRVGSKLPFAPRARSKERRNPASGPNPMLRPLPPRPGPPDERLKKLELGRGRTSGPRPRGPLRADHGVPLPGSPPPTVALPLPSRTNLARSKSVSSGDLRPMGIALGGHRGTGELGAALSRLALRPEPPTLRRSTSLRRLGGFPGPPTLFSIRTEPPASHGSFHMISARSSEPFYSDDKMAHHTLLLGSGHVGLRNLGNTCFLNAVLQCLSSTRPLRDFCLRRDFRQEVPGGGRAQELTEAFADVIGALWHPDSCEAVNPTRFRAVFQKYVPSFSGYSQQDAQEFLKLLMERLHLEINRRGRRAPPILANGPVPSPPRRGGALLEEPELSDDDRANLMWKRYLEREDSKIVDLFVGQLKSCLKCQACGYRSTTFEVFCDLSLPIPKKGFAGGKVSLRDCFNLFTKEEELESENAPVCDRCRQKTRSTKKLTVQRFPRILVLHLNRFSASRGSIKKSSVGVDFPLQRLSLGDFASDKAGESGGESPKEPKEWGHSSDCRT; this is encoded by the exons ATGCCCCAAGCCTCTGAGCACCGCCTGGGCCGGACCCGAGAGCCACCTGTTAATATCCAGCCCCGAGTGGGATCCAAGCTACCATTTGCCCCCAGGGCCCGCAGCAAGGAGCGCAGAAACCCAGCCTCTGGGCCAAACCCCATGTtacgacctctgcctccccggccAGGTCCCCCTGATGAACGGCTCAAGAAACTGGAGCTGGGACGGGGACGGACCTCAGGCCCTCGACCCAGAGGCCCCCTTCGAGCAGATCATGGGGTTCCCCTGCCTGGCTCACCACCCCCAACTGTGGCTTTGCCTCTCCCATCTCGGACCAACTTAGCCCGTTCCAAGTCTGTGAGCAGTGGGGACTTGCGTCCAATGGGGATTGCCTTGGGAGGGCACCGTGGCACCGGAGAGCTTGGGGCTGCACTGAGCCGCTTGGCCCTCCGGCCTGAGCCACCCACTTTGAGACGTAGCACTTCTCTCCGCCGCCTAGGGGGCTTTCCTGGACCCCCCACACTGTTCAGCATACGGACAGAGCCCCCTGCTTCCCATGGCTCCTTCCACATGATATCCGCCCGGTCCTCTGAGCCTTTCTACTCTGATGACAAGATG GCTCATCACACACTGCTTCTGGGCTCTGGTCATGTTGGCCTTCGAAACCTGGGAAACACG TGCTTCCTGAATGCTGTGCTGCAGTGTCTGAGCAGCACTCGACCTCTTCGGGACTTCTGTCTTAGAAGGGACTTCCGGCAAGAGGTGCCTGGAGGAGGCCGAGCCCAAGAGCTCACTGAAG cctttgcagatgtgattggTGCCCTCTGGCACCCTGACTCCTGCGAAGCTGTGAATCCTACTCGATTCCGAGCTGTCTTCCAGAAATATGTTCCCTCCTTCTCTGGATACAG CCAGCAGGATGCCCAAGAGTTCCTGAAGCTCCTCATGGAGCGGCTACACCTTGAAATCAACCGCCGAGGCCGCCGGGCTCCACCAATCCTTGCCAATGGTCCAGTTCCCTCTCCACCCCGCCGAGGAGGGGCTCTGCTAGAAGAACCTGAGTTAAG TGATGATGACCGAGCCAACCTAATGTGGAAACGTTACCTGGAGCGAGAGGACAGCAAGATTGTGG ACCTGTTTGTGGGCCAGTTGAAAAGTTGTCTCAAGTGCCAGGCCTGTGGGTATCGCTCCACGACCTTCGAGGTTTTTTGTGACCTGTCCCTGCCCATCCCCAAG AAAGGATTTGCTGGGGGCAAAGTGTCTCTGCGGGATTGTTTCAACCTTTTCACTAAGGAAGAAGAGCTAGAGTCGGAGAATGCCCCA GTGTGTGATCGATGTCGGCAGAAAACTCGAAGTACCAAAAAGTTGACAGTACAAAGATTCCCTCGAATCCTCGTGCTCC ATCTGAATCGCTTTTCTGCCTCCCGAGGCTCCATCAAGAAGAGTTCGGTAGGTGTAGACTTTCCACTGCAGCGACTGAGCCTAGGGGACTTTGCCAGTGACAAAGCCGGTGAGTCTGGTGGGGAAAGTCCTAAGGAGCCAAAGGAGTGGGGGCACAGCTCTGATTGTAGAACTTGA
- the USP21 gene encoding ubiquitin carboxyl-terminal hydrolase 21 isoform X1: MPQASEHRLGRTREPPVNIQPRVGSKLPFAPRARSKERRNPASGPNPMLRPLPPRPGPPDERLKKLELGRGRTSGPRPRGPLRADHGVPLPGSPPPTVALPLPSRTNLARSKSVSSGDLRPMGIALGGHRGTGELGAALSRLALRPEPPTLRRSTSLRRLGGFPGPPTLFSIRTEPPASHGSFHMISARSSEPFYSDDKMAHHTLLLGSGHVGLRNLGNTCFLNAVLQCLSSTRPLRDFCLRRDFRQEVPGGGRAQELTEAFADVIGALWHPDSCEAVNPTRFRAVFQKYVPSFSGYSQQDAQEFLKLLMERLHLEINRRGRRAPPILANGPVPSPPRRGGALLEEPELSDDDRANLMWKRYLEREDSKIVDLFVGQLKSCLKCQACGYRSTTFEVFCDLSLPIPKKGFAGGKVSLRDCFNLFTKEEELESENAPVCDRCRQKTRSTKKLTVQRFPRILVLHLNRFSASRGSIKKSSVGVDFPLQRLSLGDFASDKAGSPVYQLYALCNHSGSVHYGHYTALCRCQTGWHVYNDSRVSPVSENQVASSEGYVLFYQLMQEPPRCL, encoded by the exons ATGCCCCAAGCCTCTGAGCACCGCCTGGGCCGGACCCGAGAGCCACCTGTTAATATCCAGCCCCGAGTGGGATCCAAGCTACCATTTGCCCCCAGGGCCCGCAGCAAGGAGCGCAGAAACCCAGCCTCTGGGCCAAACCCCATGTtacgacctctgcctccccggccAGGTCCCCCTGATGAACGGCTCAAGAAACTGGAGCTGGGACGGGGACGGACCTCAGGCCCTCGACCCAGAGGCCCCCTTCGAGCAGATCATGGGGTTCCCCTGCCTGGCTCACCACCCCCAACTGTGGCTTTGCCTCTCCCATCTCGGACCAACTTAGCCCGTTCCAAGTCTGTGAGCAGTGGGGACTTGCGTCCAATGGGGATTGCCTTGGGAGGGCACCGTGGCACCGGAGAGCTTGGGGCTGCACTGAGCCGCTTGGCCCTCCGGCCTGAGCCACCCACTTTGAGACGTAGCACTTCTCTCCGCCGCCTAGGGGGCTTTCCTGGACCCCCCACACTGTTCAGCATACGGACAGAGCCCCCTGCTTCCCATGGCTCCTTCCACATGATATCCGCCCGGTCCTCTGAGCCTTTCTACTCTGATGACAAGATG GCTCATCACACACTGCTTCTGGGCTCTGGTCATGTTGGCCTTCGAAACCTGGGAAACACG TGCTTCCTGAATGCTGTGCTGCAGTGTCTGAGCAGCACTCGACCTCTTCGGGACTTCTGTCTTAGAAGGGACTTCCGGCAAGAGGTGCCTGGAGGAGGCCGAGCCCAAGAGCTCACTGAAG cctttgcagatgtgattggTGCCCTCTGGCACCCTGACTCCTGCGAAGCTGTGAATCCTACTCGATTCCGAGCTGTCTTCCAGAAATATGTTCCCTCCTTCTCTGGATACAG CCAGCAGGATGCCCAAGAGTTCCTGAAGCTCCTCATGGAGCGGCTACACCTTGAAATCAACCGCCGAGGCCGCCGGGCTCCACCAATCCTTGCCAATGGTCCAGTTCCCTCTCCACCCCGCCGAGGAGGGGCTCTGCTAGAAGAACCTGAGTTAAG TGATGATGACCGAGCCAACCTAATGTGGAAACGTTACCTGGAGCGAGAGGACAGCAAGATTGTGG ACCTGTTTGTGGGCCAGTTGAAAAGTTGTCTCAAGTGCCAGGCCTGTGGGTATCGCTCCACGACCTTCGAGGTTTTTTGTGACCTGTCCCTGCCCATCCCCAAG AAAGGATTTGCTGGGGGCAAAGTGTCTCTGCGGGATTGTTTCAACCTTTTCACTAAGGAAGAAGAGCTAGAGTCGGAGAATGCCCCA GTGTGTGATCGATGTCGGCAGAAAACTCGAAGTACCAAAAAGTTGACAGTACAAAGATTCCCTCGAATCCTCGTGCTCC ATCTGAATCGCTTTTCTGCCTCCCGAGGCTCCATCAAGAAGAGTTCGGTAGGTGTAGACTTTCCACTGCAGCGACTGAGCCTAGGGGACTTTGCCAGTGACAAAGCCG GAAGTCCTGTATACCAGCTGTATGCCCTTTGCAACCACTCAGGCAGCGTCCACTATGGTCACTACACAGCCCTGTGCCGGTGCCAGACTGGTTGGCATGTCTACAATGACTCTCG TGTCTCCCCTGTCAGTGAAAACCAGGTGGCATCCAGCGAGGGCTACGTGCTGTTCTACCAACTGATGCAGGAGCCACCCCGGTGCCTGTGA